The DNA region CGTGCAAGCTGCTCATTGCTGGGTGCGCGGCCGAGCTCGGCGATGGCTCGGGTGAGTTCTCCCCGAACCTTCAGATCGAATTCCGTGAGAGAAGCGCCGCTCATCCCGAAGAATGTCGCTCTACTGGCGATGACCGGCAATGGGCCGTTTGCGTCCCGGACTCGGGGTGGCGTCACCTGATCGCCTGCGGGAGTCGGCCGGTTGGGTTCCCATGACGCGGGGGAAGCCGATGACGGCTTGTCCGGTATGGGTTAACGCACAGCTCCAAACCGTGTCCCTCCGCCCTTCCTCCATGGACAGTCCGACCACTGAGCGGAGCGCTTTTGCGCCAGTCCCCCCGCCGCTATCGTGACTGGCAGCGGAGGGAGGAACCATGGGGAAGGTCGGGCGGTTCGAGCGCGGCGGCCTGGAACGCACGCTGGCAACAATGCGCCGTCTCGCGCCGTTCCTGCTCTGGCTCGCGCTGTTCTACACGGCGTGGCTCACGCTCGTGGTCTCGGGCGGCCTTGCAGACGAGGTCGCGGCGCACTGGCCGATCGCCGCCTCCATGGCGGCGGGCTCCTATTTCGCGGGCTCGACGCCGATGGGCGGCGGCACGGTGGGATTCCCCGTCCTGGTGCTGGCGTTCGACGCCCCGGCCGCGCTCGGGCGCAATTTCGCCCTCGCCGTGCAGTCGATCGGCATGGTCTCGGCTTCGATCTACATCCTGGCCTCGCGCAAGGCGGTCGACTGGGCGCTCCTGCGCTGGACGCTCGCGGGCTCGCTCGTGGCGACACCGCTCGCGGCGGCCTTCATCGCCCCCGTCGCGAGCGATCTCTTCGTCAAGCTGCTCTTCGCCGTGGTGTGGTGCAGCTTCGGCGTCATCCACTTCCTGAAATTGCGGGCCATCGTGAAGCCGGAAGGCGAGCGCATCCCCGAGCCGGCGCTCGACCGCGCGATCGGGCTGGCGATCGGGCTCTGCGGCGGCGTGGTCGCCGCGCTCACCGGCGTTGGCATCGACATGATCGTCTATGCCTTCCTCGTCCTGCTCTACCGCTCCGACATCAAGGTCGCGATCCCGACCTCGGTCATCCTGATGGCGGCGACCTCGCTCATCGGAATCGGCTCCAATCTCGCCCTCATGGGGCTGGATCCCTCCCGCTACGCCATTCAGCCGGAGGTCTTCTACAACTGGCTCGCCGCCGCGCCGGTCGTCGCGCTCGGCGCCCCGCTCGGCGCCCTGGTCGTCAGCCGCATGCCGCGCGCGCCGACCCTGCTGATCGTGTCGGGCCTGTGCATCGCGCAATATGTCTGGGTGCTCGCCGAGGAGCGCGTGACGGGCCTGCCGCTCGCCGCCGCGCTCGGCGGCGTGCTCGCGATGAACGCGCTCTTCCTCTGGCTCTTCCGCATCGGCGAGCGGCGCGAGGCGAAGACGCACCGCCCGCTCGCCCGGTAGCGGCCTATTCCTGCGTGTCCGGCCGGAACAGGAGGACGGGCACCTTGCAGGCCCGGATCATCTGCGTCGTCGTCGAGCCGATGATCAGATTGCGGATGCGCGAGTGGCCGTAGGCGCCCATCACCAGGACATCCGCACCGGCTTCGCCGACATGGGCGGCGATCACGGCTTCCGGCTCGCCGGGCTCGATGGCGGTCTCCACCGAATGGCCGGCCGCGCGCAGCTTTTCGGCGGCCGCCTCGAGGGCGCTGCGCACCTGCGTGCTCTCCTCGCCGGCGTGCAGCAGATGCAGCGTCATGCCGGCAAACAGCCTGCCCTTCGCGATGTGGTCGATCGCCTTGGCGACGCTGCGCCCTGTATCGAAGGCGATCAGCGCGCGCTGCGGCGTCGTGAAGGCGCGTGCGGCGACGAGGACCGGGCGGTGCGCGGCGCGCACGACGCGTTCGAGGTTGGAGCCCAGGTGCAGCCTCGCGAAATCGGCGTGCTCGCCGCGCTTGCCCAGGATCAGCACGCGCGCGCCGTCCTCGACCTCGCGGACCGCTTCCAGCAGGTCGCCGGTGCGCAGGCGGGCCTGCACGCCCGAGAGTCCCGCCGATTCGAGACGGGCCCTGGCCGCATCCACCAGAACGCGGCCGCGCTCGCGCGCGAGCTTGGCGCTCTCCTCGTCGTGGCGGGCGAGGCTTTCCATCAGCCGAGAGCGCGCGCCGAGCGTGAGATTGCCGGTCAGGTCCAGCGGGGCGCCGGCGCCGGGCCGGTGCGCGACGACGTGCAGGAGATCGACGCCGAAGCCGGTCTTCTGCGCCACCCAGGCGGCGTGGTCGCACACGCTTTCGCCATAGGGCGAGGCGTCGATGAGGGCGATGATGCGGTCCACGGCGTCTCTCCCTAGTGACCGGGCAGGGCGGTGTCGGCATCGGGGCGATCGTGCACGCCGAGCCGGTCGACGAGCGTCTTGCTCGCCTCGTTCATGCCGACGAGCGCGACTTCGGTGCCCTCGCGGCGGAATTTCATGACGGCGAGGTCGACCGCCTGGACGCTCGAGATGTCCCAGACATGGGCCCGGCTCATGTCGATCGTGACATGGTCGAGCGCCTCCTTGAAATCGAAGCTCTTCAGGAAGTCCTCGCTGGAGGCGAAGAAGAGCTGGCCCTGCACCGTGTACACCCGCGCCCGGCCGTCGCCGGTGAGCGCGGACTCCACCTTGAAGATGTTCGAGACCTTCCAGGCGAAGAACACCGCCGAGAGCGCGACCCCGATCAGAACGCCGATGGCGAGATTGTGGGTGAGCAGCACGCCGGCCACGGTCGCGATCATCACCGCGCTCGAGCTCCAGGGATGGGATTTCAGGTTCTTCACCGAGGACCAGGAGAATGTGCCGATCGCCACCATCAGCATGATCGCGACGAGGGCGGCCATCGGGATCCGCGCGACGAGATCGCCCAGAACCAGGATCAGGATCAGCAGGAAGATGCCGGCCGAGAAGGTCGACAGACGCCCGCGCCCGCCCGATTTCACGTTGATCATGGACTGGCCGATCATCGCGCAGCCCGCCATGCCGCCGAGAAAGCCGGTGACGATGTTGGCCGTGCCCTGGCCGACGCACTCGCGGTTCTTGTCGCTCGGCGTATCGGTGAGATCGTCGACGATCTGCGCGGTCAGCAGGGATTCCAGCAGGCCCACCGCGGCCACGGCCGCCGAGTAGGGGAGGATGATCTTCAGGGTCTCCAGATCGAACGGGATGTCCGGAACGAGGAAGACCGGCAGGGTGTCGGGCAGCGCGCCCATGTCCCCGACCGTCCTCACGTCCCAGCCGAACACCAGGGCGAGCCCCGTCAGCAGCACGATGCACACCAGCGGAGAGGGGATCGTCGTGGTGATCCTGGGGAAGCCGTAGATGATGATCAGCCCGGCCGCGACGAGCGGATAGGTCAGCATCGGCACGCCGATCAGTTCCGGGATCTGCGCCATGGCGATCAGGATGGCGAGCGCGTTGACGAAGCCGGTCAGCACCGAGCGCGAGACGAAGCGCATCAGGTTGCCGAGCCTCGCCAGCCCCGCCGCGATCTGCAGCACGCCGGCGAGGATCGTCGCGGCGAGCAGGTATTGCAGGCCGTGATCCTTCACCAGCGTGATCATGAGGACGGCCGTCGCCGCCGTCGCCGCCGAGATCATGCCCGGGCGTCCGCCGGTGAAGGCGATCAGCACCGCGATCGAGAACGAGGCGTAGAGCCCGATCTTGGGGTCGACCCCGGCGATGATGGAGAACGCGATCGCCTCCGGGATCAGCGCCAGCGCCACGACGAGCCCGGCGAGGAGGTCGCCGCGGATATTGCCGGTCCAGTCCGTCCTGATGTGGCGGACCAGGGCGTCGGTGTCGAAGGCAAGGCGCATGGGCGGAGGTCTCGGCGGCCTGAACCGCCGGCCGGACGCTCGCGCGGCCGGTGGTGACGATCCTGGAAAAGCGGGAAGAGGCGAAGGGAGCCTCGCGGGGTCGCGCCCCGCGTAACGGCCGCCACGCTGCGGGGCAAGGCGCGCGGCTGCGCTGCAGGGCCGGTCTGCGAATTCGCCGGGTCCGGCGCGAACGCTCAATACGGCCGGGTGAGGTAGTCCGCGAGGGTCAGGGCGAACAGGATCGCCACCCACAGGAGCGCGCCGAGCGCGACGAGGCGGACCACGCCGCGCACCGCGTCGAGATGCATGAAGATCCACATCACCAGGCCCGCCTTGAGCGCGGCGATGGCGATGTTGGCGACGACGTTCCACGCCCCGATATCGACGAGCGAGACCGCCACGGTGAGTGCGAGCAGTCCCAGCAGCACCGCCCAGACCAGGAGGAAGCTGACCGTCTCGGCCGGCCAGAAGGAGGTCGTGTCGTCGTCGGCCATGGCTTCAGTTCACCAGGTAGAGCACGGGGAAGAGGAAGATCCAGATCACGTCCACGAGGTGCCAGTAGAGTCCGCAGAACTCGACCTCGGGCGCGTTGGCGGGCAGTTTCAGCCAGCCGCGCCAGACCGCGAGGGCGGCCCCGGCGAGCACGGCGGCGCCGATCGCGACATGGATCGCGTGCAGGCCCGTCGCGGCGAGATAGAGATTGAAGAACAGCTCCGCGCCCGGCGTGTCGATCGGGAAGGCCGGCCCGGCTCCGGGGATCAGGCCGGCGTGGAATTCGTGGCGGTACTCGATGCCGGTCTTGATCGCCAGGAAGGCGAGGCCGAGCCCGGCCGCGCCGGCGAAGGCCGCGGCGACGAGGCCTTTGCGCGGGGTCTGCGCCTTCGCCGCGGCCGAGCCGATCGCGACGAGCAGCGAGGACGTCAGCAGGATCGCGGTGTTGGCCGTCCCGATCCCCTTGTCGAGCCGCGCGGAGGCCTCCACCGCGCCGTCCGGCCAGACCACGCGCACCACGGCGATCGACACGAACAGGCCGGCGAAGATCATCGCCTCGCTCGCCAGGAACAGCCACATGCCCATGCGCTGTGCCTTCAGGCGGGTGGCGGCGTCCTCGAACGGATCGAGGCCGGACGGGTCGGCGGCCCTTTTCATGCCTCGCGCTCCGGCTTGGGCTGGGCTTCCTCCTGCACCTGCGGCTCCTCGGTCTCCCCGACCGGGTAGGGATAGGCCGGGCCCTCCCACTCGGGCGGCTCGGGGAAATTGTGCTCGGGCGGGGGCGAGGTCGTCGTCCATTCCAGCCCTGCCGCGTTCCAGGGGTTCCTGCCCGCCTTCTCGCCGATCTTCAGCGACCAGCCGAGATAGAGCAGCGGCAGGCCGTAACCGACCGCGAGCATCGGCACCCCGGCCGAGGACAGCACGTTCCAGATCTGAAGGTCGGGATCGTACTCGTGATAGCGCCGCGGCATGCCGAGATAGCCGAGCACGAACTGGGGAAAGAAGGTCAGGTTGAAGCCGAGGAAGAGCATCACCGCGGAGAACCGGCCGAGGCTCTCGTTGAACAGCCGGCCGGTGATCTTCGGCCACCAGAAATGCAGCCCGCCCATGAAGGCGGTCACCGCCGCGCCGACCATGATGTAGTGGAAGTGGGCGACGACGAAATAGGTGTCGTGGACATGCACGTCGACCGCGATGGACGCCAGCACCAGCCCGGTCAGCCCGCCGAACACGAACAGGCCGATGAAGCTCAGCGCATACAGGAAGGGCGTGTTCAGCGTGATCCGCCCCTTGTAGAGCGTCGCGGCCCAGTTGTAGGCCTTCACCGCGCTCGGCACCGCGACGAGGAAGCTGAGGAAGGAAAAGACGATCCCTCCGTACATGGACTGTCCGGAGGTGAACATGTGGTGGCCCCACACCAGGAAGCTCAGTACCGCGATGGCGATCGAGGAGAAGGCGACGAACCTGTAGCCGAAGATGCGGTTGTGAGAGCCGGCCGTGACGAGCTCGCTCATAACCCCCAGCGCGGGCAGGATCATGATGTAGACCGCCGGGTGGGAGTAGAACCAGAACAGGTGCTGGAACAGCAGCGGGTCGCCGCCGATGGCCGGGTCGAACACGCCGATCCCGAAGGCCCGCTCGGCGATGACGAGCAGCAGGGTGACGGCCAGCACCGGCGTTGCCAGCACCATGACGAGGCTCGTCGCGTACATGCCCCAAACGAAGAGCGGCATCTGGAACCAGCCCATGCCCGGCGCGCGCAGCGTGTGGGTGGTGACGATGAAGTTGATGCCGGTGAAGATCGAGGCGAAGCCGGAGACGAAGACCCCGAGTATGGCGAGCGTCACATAGCCGTCGGCGTATACGGACGATAGCGGGGTGTAGAAGGTCCAGCCCGTCTCCAGCCCGCCCATCGCGATGGCGGCGACGGCGAGCCCCGCCCCGATGACGAAGACATACCAGCTCGCCAGGTTCAGGCGCGGGAAGGCGAGGTCCTTCGCGCCCAGCATCAGCGGCAGGAGGAAATTGCCGAGCGTCGCCGGGATCAGCGGGACGAGGAAGAAGAACACCATGACGATGCCGTGCAGGGTGAAGGCCCGGTTGTAGGCCTCCGCCGAGACCAGGTCGCCCGCCGGCGTGATCAGTTCCAGGCGCACGATCGCCGCCCCGACCGAGCCGAGGGCGAACGTCGCGATCAGGGTGAGCGCGTAGAGCACCGCCACGCGCTTGTGGTCGGTGGTGAGGAACCAGGAAAGGGCGGTCTCCCTCGCGGTCCAGAAATTTTCCGACCGGCTCGGACGCTCCTGGCTGGGATCGGTCATTCGCGTTCCCCCTCCCGCCCGCTCAGCGACTTGATGTAGGCGACGAGCGCGACGAGCTCGCTTTCGGTGACGACGTCCTGGAAGCTCGGCATGACGGGCTCGTAGCCGGCCACGACCTGGCTTTCCGGCATCAGGATGGAATCGGTCAGATAGCGCTCGTCCGCGATCACGGTCTCCCCGCTCGCCAGCGGCACCGGGCGGCGATAGAGATCGGCGAGACCGGGCGCGCGTACCGCCGCATTGGCCCCGTGACAGCCCGAGCAGCCGAGCTCGCGAAACAGCGCCTCGCCCGCGCGCGCCAGAGGCAGGCCCGCCTCGGTGCCGGCGAGCCAGGCCTCGAACGCGGCCGGTGCCATCACCACGAGTTCGCCGACCATGCGCGAATGGCTGACCCCGCAGTATTCCGCGCAGCGCAGGGAATAGCTGCCCGGATCGTCGGCCCTGAACCACAGGCTCGTCGTGCGCCCGGGCACCACGTCCTGCTTGATGCGCAGCTCCGGCAGGTAGAGCGAGTGGATCACGTCCTGGCTGTTCATGATGACGCGCACCGGTTCTCCGGCGGGCACGTGCAGCGTGTTGATCTCGCGCTGGCCGCCGGGATGCTCGAATTTCCACATCCATTGCAGGCCGATCGCGTAGACCTCGCGCGCATCGGCCGGGGGTCGGTGCAGGTCGCGAAACAGGAGCGCCGACCACGTGAAGAAGACGAGCGCCAGCAGAAAGGGCACGATCATCCAGGACAGTTCGAGCCAGGTCAGGCCGTGATGGCGCTGCTTGCGGTCCACATCCTCGTTGAGCCGGCGATAGCGCCATCCGAACCAGACGATCGCGAAGCCGATCGGCAGGGCCAGCGTCCAGATCAGGGCGAAGAAGCCGATCGCCAGCGCATCCACGCTGTCGGCATGGGCCGAGATCGCCTCCGGCCAGACCGGTATGGCGCCGTCGGCTCTCATCGCGGCCTCAGATGGGTGAGAATGAAGCCGGCGAGCGCGATGACGGTCAGAGCGCCGAGGACCTGCAGGATGAGGACGACGCGCGGGGTGTATTTCCCCGTCGTCGGATCGAAGCGCCAGCACAGGAGAAGGGCGCGCTCGATGACCCCGCCCATGCCGCCGTTCGAGGCCTCGACGATGGCCCGGCGCAGCTGATCGCCGGTGAGCCCTTCCGGGCCGAGCCAGCGCGAGACGCGGCCGTCGGGCGTGAGCACGGCGAGCGCGGCCGGGTGGGCGAACTCCGCGGCTTGAGGATCGAAGAAGCGCTGGTAGCCGAGCGCGTCGAGGACGGCTTCGGCCTCCCCGCCCCAGCCGATACGTATGGCAGCACTGGCCTCGCTCCCGGACGCGGCGGCGATGCGCTCGCGCGCGGCCTCTGCCGTCTCGGCGCCGTCGCGCGGATCGAAGCTGAGGAAGAGTAGCTGCGCGTCCTCGCCAGGGCTGAGGCCGGCCTCATGGAAGGCGCGCGCGAGCTGCACCTCGGTCAGTCCGCACACGGTCGGACAGGTGAAATAGACCGGTGCGATGGCGATCGGCCGCTCGCCCTGCAGATCGCCAAGGACGAGCGGGCCGTCGAGCGTTTCCACCCGTGCGGCTTCGGGCAGCTGCGCTCCGGTCTCCGGCTCGACGGAGACGGCGCTGGCGCGCTCGGGCGCGGCGGCGAGGGCGAGGGCAAGGGCCAGCGGGGCGATCATGGCGCGTCCTCCAGGGGGCTTTCGACCGCGCCTTCGGGATCCGCGGCGAGATCGGCCTCGCGCGGATCGTCGAGGGCCGGCAGGTGCGGGTGTCCCTCCGCGATCTCGGAGGCGCGCGAGGGGTCGGGATCGCCCTCGCGCCAGCCGGCCTCGGCGGTGCGGACCATCGCCTCATCGATCGTCAGCGGACCATCCTCGAGCAGGCTCCGGTCGCGTTCGCGCAGCACTTCGAGCGGGCGTGCCGGATCGCGCTGCAGGCGTACGCCCTCCTGCGGACGGTTGGCCCACAGGGCCTCGGGATCCGCGCCCGGATCGCCGCGCTGGAAGACGAGAAACAGGACAGCGAGCGCCAGAGCCACCGCCAGCGTGGCGAGTCCGGTCCAGAACAGCACGCTCCTGATGGGCACATCGCTCGTCTCGTGCGCGCGCTCAGCCATGGGCGGCCTCCTCTGCCCGGCGCGCGCCGCGGGTGAACCCGGCAAGGCCGAGCCCGCCGAGCGCGAACCCGGCGAGCGCGAGCCAGCCGGCTACGCCCATGTCGAGGCCCGGCGCGATGCGCCAGATGGTCTCCAGCGCAAAGCCGCACACCACGAGCGCCGGGATGATGGCCGCGCCGATGGGGCTGTGGCGGACGGGCTGGAGCAGGAAGGCGGCCGGGGCGGCGAACAGCGCGCACACCGCGAGGAAGAGGATCAGCCAGGCGCCCTGATTGCGGTCGAGATACCAGGCGGCGAAGTGAGGGAGGTCGCCGGACCAGATCACGAGATACTGCATGAAGGCGTGATAGCCCCACAGTGCGCAGGCGCCGAACAGGAGCCAGGACGGCCGCCCGTGCAGGGGATCGCGCCCGGGGTCGGCCAGAACGGTGAGGGCCAGCACCACGCCCAGCGCCGCCGCGGCCTGACCGGCCATGACGTAGAGCCCCCAGATCGTGGAATGGAAGACCGGGTCGATCGACATGGAGATGTCGAGTGCGAGGCCCGTCGCGGCGATGACGGCGAGGATGGCGAGCCCGCCCGCCGCGGCCCGGTCCGTCACTTTTTCGTGCGCCAGCAGGAGCGCCACTCCCGACAGCACGCCGAGCCAGACGAGCTGGCGCGTCATGAAGAACCAGGCCTCATGCCAGATTCCGCGAGCCGTCACGACCTCGGCGGCATGGCCGTGCGGATCGGTCCAGCCGAAGAGGATGTCCATCCCGGCGAACACCCCGATCACGCCGAGGCTTGCCGGCGGCAGGGCGAGGAGGAGCGGGCGGGTCCTGGCCCGAAGCCGCTCGTACCAGGGTCCCGGCGCGAGCACGCCAATGAGGGCGAGCAAGACCGCGCCGATGCCCGGGCCGATCGCGATCGCCCAGGCGAGCAGCCAGGCCCGGGCGAGGCCTGCGGGATCGAGGACCGCGCCGGATGCGGCGAGGGCGCAGCCGGCGATGACGAGCGCGATGGCGAGGACGCGGATCATGGCGTCGCCTCCCCGGGCGCGCCTTCGGCCTCGCGCGCCTCGCCGACGCGCTGCAGGGCCTGGATATAGGCCGCGACCGCCCAGCGGTCGCTCGGCTCGACCCGGTTCGCATACGGATACATGGCCCCGTAGCCGTTCGTGATGACCTCGACGAAGTATGACGGGCCGGCGTCGCGCAGGCGCGCCTCGTGAAGGCTCGGCGGGGCAGGGAAGCCGCGCTCGACGATTATCCCTGCCCGGTCGCCGTAACCTCCGTGACACGGCGCACATGTGCGCTCGAACACGGTCCGGCCGCGCTCGACGAGCGCGAGGCTCATCGGCGGGCGGTTTTCGAGGAGCTCGAGATGGACGAGGTCGCCGCGCGCGATCGCCCCGTCCGGCGGCAGGCGTCCGTGCTCGGCGGTTTCCGCCTCCCAGGTGTCCAGCCGGTCCTGCTCCCACATGCGCATCTCGCAGGCGGCAAGGATCAGGGCAGGAAAGGCGATGAGGAGACGCAGGCTCATGACTGCGCCTCCCGGATCGCGGCCGGGTCGAGGTCCTCGAGCGCC from Marinicauda algicola includes:
- a CDS encoding SCO family protein, which gives rise to MIAPLALALALAAAPERASAVSVEPETGAQLPEAARVETLDGPLVLGDLQGERPIAIAPVYFTCPTVCGLTEVQLARAFHEAGLSPGEDAQLLFLSFDPRDGAETAEAARERIAAASGSEASAAIRIGWGGEAEAVLDALGYQRFFDPQAAEFAHPAALAVLTPDGRVSRWLGPEGLTGDQLRRAIVEASNGGMGGVIERALLLCWRFDPTTGKYTPRVVLILQVLGALTVIALAGFILTHLRPR
- a CDS encoding cytochrome c oxidase subunit 3; translation: MKRAADPSGLDPFEDAATRLKAQRMGMWLFLASEAMIFAGLFVSIAVVRVVWPDGAVEASARLDKGIGTANTAILLTSSLLVAIGSAAAKAQTPRKGLVAAAFAGAAGLGLAFLAIKTGIEYRHEFHAGLIPGAGPAFPIDTPGAELFFNLYLAATGLHAIHVAIGAAVLAGAALAVWRGWLKLPANAPEVEFCGLYWHLVDVIWIFLFPVLYLVN
- the coxB gene encoding cytochrome c oxidase subunit II, with protein sequence MRADGAIPVWPEAISAHADSVDALAIGFFALIWTLALPIGFAIVWFGWRYRRLNEDVDRKQRHHGLTWLELSWMIVPFLLALVFFTWSALLFRDLHRPPADAREVYAIGLQWMWKFEHPGGQREINTLHVPAGEPVRVIMNSQDVIHSLYLPELRIKQDVVPGRTTSLWFRADDPGSYSLRCAEYCGVSHSRMVGELVVMAPAAFEAWLAGTEAGLPLARAGEALFRELGCSGCHGANAAVRAPGLADLYRRPVPLASGETVIADERYLTDSILMPESQVVAGYEPVMPSFQDVVTESELVALVAYIKSLSGREGERE
- a CDS encoding SulP family inorganic anion transporter; translated protein: MRLAFDTDALVRHIRTDWTGNIRGDLLAGLVVALALIPEAIAFSIIAGVDPKIGLYASFSIAVLIAFTGGRPGMISAATAATAVLMITLVKDHGLQYLLAATILAGVLQIAAGLARLGNLMRFVSRSVLTGFVNALAILIAMAQIPELIGVPMLTYPLVAAGLIIIYGFPRITTTIPSPLVCIVLLTGLALVFGWDVRTVGDMGALPDTLPVFLVPDIPFDLETLKIILPYSAAVAAVGLLESLLTAQIVDDLTDTPSDKNRECVGQGTANIVTGFLGGMAGCAMIGQSMINVKSGGRGRLSTFSAGIFLLILILVLGDLVARIPMAALVAIMLMVAIGTFSWSSVKNLKSHPWSSSAVMIATVAGVLLTHNLAIGVLIGVALSAVFFAWKVSNIFKVESALTGDGRARVYTVQGQLFFASSEDFLKSFDFKEALDHVTIDMSRAHVWDISSVQAVDLAVMKFRREGTEVALVGMNEASKTLVDRLGVHDRPDADTALPGH
- a CDS encoding cytochrome C oxidase subunit IV family protein, translating into MADDDTTSFWPAETVSFLLVWAVLLGLLALTVAVSLVDIGAWNVVANIAIAALKAGLVMWIFMHLDAVRGVVRLVALGALLWVAILFALTLADYLTRPY
- a CDS encoding sulfite exporter TauE/SafE family protein, with protein sequence MGKVGRFERGGLERTLATMRRLAPFLLWLALFYTAWLTLVVSGGLADEVAAHWPIAASMAAGSYFAGSTPMGGGTVGFPVLVLAFDAPAALGRNFALAVQSIGMVSASIYILASRKAVDWALLRWTLAGSLVATPLAAAFIAPVASDLFVKLLFAVVWCSFGVIHFLKLRAIVKPEGERIPEPALDRAIGLAIGLCGGVVAALTGVGIDMIVYAFLVLLYRSDIKVAIPTSVILMAATSLIGIGSNLALMGLDPSRYAIQPEVFYNWLAAAPVVALGAPLGALVVSRMPRAPTLLIVSGLCIAQYVWVLAEERVTGLPLAAALGGVLAMNALFLWLFRIGERREAKTHRPLAR
- a CDS encoding universal stress protein, yielding MDRIIALIDASPYGESVCDHAAWVAQKTGFGVDLLHVVAHRPGAGAPLDLTGNLTLGARSRLMESLARHDEESAKLARERGRVLVDAARARLESAGLSGVQARLRTGDLLEAVREVEDGARVLILGKRGEHADFARLHLGSNLERVVRAAHRPVLVAARAFTTPQRALIAFDTGRSVAKAIDHIAKGRLFAGMTLHLLHAGEESTQVRSALEAAAEKLRAAGHSVETAIEPGEPEAVIAAHVGEAGADVLVMGAYGHSRIRNLIIGSTTTQMIRACKVPVLLFRPDTQE
- a CDS encoding cytochrome c oxidase subunit I, with product MTDPSQERPSRSENFWTARETALSWFLTTDHKRVAVLYALTLIATFALGSVGAAIVRLELITPAGDLVSAEAYNRAFTLHGIVMVFFFLVPLIPATLGNFLLPLMLGAKDLAFPRLNLASWYVFVIGAGLAVAAIAMGGLETGWTFYTPLSSVYADGYVTLAILGVFVSGFASIFTGINFIVTTHTLRAPGMGWFQMPLFVWGMYATSLVMVLATPVLAVTLLLVIAERAFGIGVFDPAIGGDPLLFQHLFWFYSHPAVYIMILPALGVMSELVTAGSHNRIFGYRFVAFSSIAIAVLSFLVWGHHMFTSGQSMYGGIVFSFLSFLVAVPSAVKAYNWAATLYKGRITLNTPFLYALSFIGLFVFGGLTGLVLASIAVDVHVHDTYFVVAHFHYIMVGAAVTAFMGGLHFWWPKITGRLFNESLGRFSAVMLFLGFNLTFFPQFVLGYLGMPRRYHEYDPDLQIWNVLSSAGVPMLAVGYGLPLLYLGWSLKIGEKAGRNPWNAAGLEWTTTSPPPEHNFPEPPEWEGPAYPYPVGETEEPQVQEEAQPKPEREA
- a CDS encoding c-type cytochrome produces the protein MSLRLLIAFPALILAACEMRMWEQDRLDTWEAETAEHGRLPPDGAIARGDLVHLELLENRPPMSLALVERGRTVFERTCAPCHGGYGDRAGIIVERGFPAPPSLHEARLRDAGPSYFVEVITNGYGAMYPYANRVEPSDRWAVAAYIQALQRVGEAREAEGAPGEATP